The Coregonus clupeaformis isolate EN_2021a chromosome 20, ASM2061545v1, whole genome shotgun sequence genome contains a region encoding:
- the LOC121533451 gene encoding major facilitator superfamily domain-containing protein 12 isoform X2, which produces MSDQLLSNERYLPLFRRLCYASGHFLNDLCASLWFTYLLVYYHSVLGFKSTYAGVLLLIGQIADGVSTPVVGIESDRTAGCGAYGKRKTWHLVGTISVLISFPFIFNPCLGCGDNTPQWVGLIYFTPFIIIFQFGWAATQISHLSLIPELVSSEHAKVELTAYRYAFTVVANITVYAVTWLLFHFQSQQTGDPSVTDSLGIVDIPIFRDLSLIVLGIGAVFSFVFHLGTRERAPHREEPGSQNDESQPLISLNPHNAIPQSLLQWKHWLKEPSFYQVAFLYMCTRLIVNLSQTYISMYLINSLLLPKNFIATIPLVMYVSGFVCSLVMKPISKLVGISMTYLLGLVLILGFSSWVLVGMNIGRLIYGAAVLLGAGSATILVMSLSMTAKLIGEQTQSGAFVYGAMSFTDKVANGIGVIIIQSLHPCISQDSCPDSVWFYRDVMVIVTGGVALAAAISLCTLLIWPIRIRQRFPSTSVQMEAEDRE; this is translated from the exons ATGTCTGACCAGTTGCTCTCTAATGAGCGGTATTTACCCCTCTTCAGGCGGTTGTGTTACGCATCTGGTCACTTTTTGAACGACCTTTGCGCGTCATTATGGTTTACCTACCTATTGGTCTACTATCATTCGGTGCTTGGGTTCAAGAGCACATATGCAGGTGTGTTGCTGCTTATAGGTCAAATAGCGGATGGCGTCTCCACGCCCGTTGTCGGTATCGAGTCGGACCGAACAGCTGGATGTGGAGCATATGGcaaaagaaaaacatggcatTTAGTCG GCACTATCAGTGTACTTATCTCCTTTCCCTTCATCTTTAACCCGTGTCTGGGATGTGGTGACAACACTCCACAGTGGGTGGGGCTCATCTATTTCACCCCCTTCATCATCATCTTCCAGTTTGGCTGGGCCGCTACCCAGATCTCCCACCTGTCACTCATCCCAGAGCTGGTGTCCAGTGAGCATGCCAAGGTGGAGCTCACTGCCTACAG gtATGCGTTCACGGTGGTGGCCAATATTACAGTGTATGCTGTGACCTGGTTACTCTTTCACTTCCAGTCCCAGCAGACTGGAGATCCCTCTGTCACTGACAGCTTGGGCATTGTTGACATCCCCATATTCAGG GACCTGTCCCTCATTGTGCTGGGGATCGGGGCAGTGTTTTCTTTCGTCTTCCACCTGGGCACCCGAGAAAGGGCTCCTCACAGGGAAGAGCCAGGCTCGCAGAACGACGAGAGTCAACCCCTGATCTCCCTAAATCCCCATAATGCCATACCCCAATCTCTCCTCCAATGGAAACATTGGTTGAAGGAGCCTTCATTTTACCAG GTTGCTTTTCTGTACATGTGCACCAGGTTGATAGTCAACTTGTCCCAGACCTACATCTCCATGTATCTCATCAACTCCTTATTGCTACCAAAG AACTTCATCGCCACCATTCCTTTAGTGATGTATGTCAGTGGGTTTGTGTGTTCTCTGGTCATGAAGCCAATCAGCAAGCTTGTAGGCATTAGT ATGACCTATTTGCTAGGCCTTGTGCTGATCCTGGGGTTTTCCTCCTGGGTGTTGGTGGGCATGAACATAGGGAGGCTGATCTATGGAGCTGCTGTACTGCTGGGTGCAGGCTCTGCCACCATCCTGGTCATGTCACTCTCCATGACGGCCAAACTGATTGGAGAACAGACG CAAAGTGGGGCCTTTGTGTACGGGGCGATGAGCTTCACAGATAAGGTGGCCAATGGCATTGGTGTCATCATAATCCAGAGTTTGCATCCCTGCAT TTCACAAGACAGCTGTCCAGACAGTGTGTGGTTCTATCGTGATGTCATGGTGATTGTGACTGGGGGTGTGGCCTTAGCAGCAGCAATTTCCCTATGCACCCTTCTTATCTGGCCTATTAGGATCCGACAAC GTTTCCCCAGTACTTCTGTCCAGATGGAGGCAGAAGACAGAGAATGA
- the LOC121533451 gene encoding major facilitator superfamily domain-containing protein 12 isoform X3: MSDQLLSNERYLPLFRRLCYASGHFLNDLCASLWFTYLLVYYHSVLGFKSTYAGVLLLIGQIADGVSTPVVGIESDRTAGCGAYGKRKTWHLVGTISVLISFPFIFNPCLGCGDNTPQWVGLIYFTPFIIIFQFGWAATQISHLSLIPELVSSEHAKVELTAYRYAFTVVANITVYAVTWLLFHFQSQQTGDPSVTDSLGIVDIPIFRDLSLIVLGIGAVFSFVFHLGTRERAPHREEPGSQNDESQPLISLNPHNAIPQSLLQWKHWLKEPSFYQVAFLYMCTRLIVNLSQTYISMYLINSLLLPKNFIATIPLVMYVSGFVCSLVMKPISKLVGISMTYLLGLVLILGFSSWVLVGMNIGRLIYGAAVLLGAGSATILVMSLSMTAKLIGEQTQSGAFVYGAMSFTDKVANGIGVIIIQSLHPCISQDSCPDSVWFYRDVMVIVTGGVALAAAISLCTLLIWPIRIRQLSQENQLNGGRSTL; this comes from the exons ATGTCTGACCAGTTGCTCTCTAATGAGCGGTATTTACCCCTCTTCAGGCGGTTGTGTTACGCATCTGGTCACTTTTTGAACGACCTTTGCGCGTCATTATGGTTTACCTACCTATTGGTCTACTATCATTCGGTGCTTGGGTTCAAGAGCACATATGCAGGTGTGTTGCTGCTTATAGGTCAAATAGCGGATGGCGTCTCCACGCCCGTTGTCGGTATCGAGTCGGACCGAACAGCTGGATGTGGAGCATATGGcaaaagaaaaacatggcatTTAGTCG GCACTATCAGTGTACTTATCTCCTTTCCCTTCATCTTTAACCCGTGTCTGGGATGTGGTGACAACACTCCACAGTGGGTGGGGCTCATCTATTTCACCCCCTTCATCATCATCTTCCAGTTTGGCTGGGCCGCTACCCAGATCTCCCACCTGTCACTCATCCCAGAGCTGGTGTCCAGTGAGCATGCCAAGGTGGAGCTCACTGCCTACAG gtATGCGTTCACGGTGGTGGCCAATATTACAGTGTATGCTGTGACCTGGTTACTCTTTCACTTCCAGTCCCAGCAGACTGGAGATCCCTCTGTCACTGACAGCTTGGGCATTGTTGACATCCCCATATTCAGG GACCTGTCCCTCATTGTGCTGGGGATCGGGGCAGTGTTTTCTTTCGTCTTCCACCTGGGCACCCGAGAAAGGGCTCCTCACAGGGAAGAGCCAGGCTCGCAGAACGACGAGAGTCAACCCCTGATCTCCCTAAATCCCCATAATGCCATACCCCAATCTCTCCTCCAATGGAAACATTGGTTGAAGGAGCCTTCATTTTACCAG GTTGCTTTTCTGTACATGTGCACCAGGTTGATAGTCAACTTGTCCCAGACCTACATCTCCATGTATCTCATCAACTCCTTATTGCTACCAAAG AACTTCATCGCCACCATTCCTTTAGTGATGTATGTCAGTGGGTTTGTGTGTTCTCTGGTCATGAAGCCAATCAGCAAGCTTGTAGGCATTAGT ATGACCTATTTGCTAGGCCTTGTGCTGATCCTGGGGTTTTCCTCCTGGGTGTTGGTGGGCATGAACATAGGGAGGCTGATCTATGGAGCTGCTGTACTGCTGGGTGCAGGCTCTGCCACCATCCTGGTCATGTCACTCTCCATGACGGCCAAACTGATTGGAGAACAGACG CAAAGTGGGGCCTTTGTGTACGGGGCGATGAGCTTCACAGATAAGGTGGCCAATGGCATTGGTGTCATCATAATCCAGAGTTTGCATCCCTGCAT TTCACAAGACAGCTGTCCAGACAGTGTGTGGTTCTATCGTGATGTCATGGTGATTGTGACTGGGGGTGTGGCCTTAGCAGCAGCAATTTCCCTATGCACCCTTCTTATCTGGCCTATTAGGATCCGACAAC TCTCACAGGAAAATCAGTTAAACGGTGGGAGATCTACTCTATAG
- the LOC121533451 gene encoding major facilitator superfamily domain-containing protein 12 isoform X1: MSDQLLSNERYLPLFRRLCYASGHFLNDLCASLWFTYLLVYYHSVLGFKSTYAGVLLLIGQIADGVSTPVVGIESDRTAGCGAYGKRKTWHLVGTISVLISFPFIFNPCLGCGDNTPQWVGLIYFTPFIIIFQFGWAATQISHLSLIPELVSSEHAKVELTAYRYAFTVVANITVYAVTWLLFHFQSQQTGDPSVTDSLGIVDIPIFRDLSLIVLGIGAVFSFVFHLGTRERAPHREEPGSQNDESQPLISLNPHNAIPQSLLQWKHWLKEPSFYQVAFLYMCTRLIVNLSQTYISMYLINSLLLPKNFIATIPLVMYVSGFVCSLVMKPISKLVGISMTYLLGLVLILGFSSWVLVGMNIGRLIYGAAVLLGAGSATILVMSLSMTAKLIGEQTQSGAFVYGAMSFTDKVANGIGVIIIQSLHPCISQDSCPDSVWFYRDVMVIVTGGVALAAAISLCTLLIWPIRIRQRKCPNQLLVMFRCSDIAEACQI; the protein is encoded by the exons ATGTCTGACCAGTTGCTCTCTAATGAGCGGTATTTACCCCTCTTCAGGCGGTTGTGTTACGCATCTGGTCACTTTTTGAACGACCTTTGCGCGTCATTATGGTTTACCTACCTATTGGTCTACTATCATTCGGTGCTTGGGTTCAAGAGCACATATGCAGGTGTGTTGCTGCTTATAGGTCAAATAGCGGATGGCGTCTCCACGCCCGTTGTCGGTATCGAGTCGGACCGAACAGCTGGATGTGGAGCATATGGcaaaagaaaaacatggcatTTAGTCG GCACTATCAGTGTACTTATCTCCTTTCCCTTCATCTTTAACCCGTGTCTGGGATGTGGTGACAACACTCCACAGTGGGTGGGGCTCATCTATTTCACCCCCTTCATCATCATCTTCCAGTTTGGCTGGGCCGCTACCCAGATCTCCCACCTGTCACTCATCCCAGAGCTGGTGTCCAGTGAGCATGCCAAGGTGGAGCTCACTGCCTACAG gtATGCGTTCACGGTGGTGGCCAATATTACAGTGTATGCTGTGACCTGGTTACTCTTTCACTTCCAGTCCCAGCAGACTGGAGATCCCTCTGTCACTGACAGCTTGGGCATTGTTGACATCCCCATATTCAGG GACCTGTCCCTCATTGTGCTGGGGATCGGGGCAGTGTTTTCTTTCGTCTTCCACCTGGGCACCCGAGAAAGGGCTCCTCACAGGGAAGAGCCAGGCTCGCAGAACGACGAGAGTCAACCCCTGATCTCCCTAAATCCCCATAATGCCATACCCCAATCTCTCCTCCAATGGAAACATTGGTTGAAGGAGCCTTCATTTTACCAG GTTGCTTTTCTGTACATGTGCACCAGGTTGATAGTCAACTTGTCCCAGACCTACATCTCCATGTATCTCATCAACTCCTTATTGCTACCAAAG AACTTCATCGCCACCATTCCTTTAGTGATGTATGTCAGTGGGTTTGTGTGTTCTCTGGTCATGAAGCCAATCAGCAAGCTTGTAGGCATTAGT ATGACCTATTTGCTAGGCCTTGTGCTGATCCTGGGGTTTTCCTCCTGGGTGTTGGTGGGCATGAACATAGGGAGGCTGATCTATGGAGCTGCTGTACTGCTGGGTGCAGGCTCTGCCACCATCCTGGTCATGTCACTCTCCATGACGGCCAAACTGATTGGAGAACAGACG CAAAGTGGGGCCTTTGTGTACGGGGCGATGAGCTTCACAGATAAGGTGGCCAATGGCATTGGTGTCATCATAATCCAGAGTTTGCATCCCTGCAT TTCACAAGACAGCTGTCCAGACAGTGTGTGGTTCTATCGTGATGTCATGGTGATTGTGACTGGGGGTGTGGCCTTAGCAGCAGCAATTTCCCTATGCACCCTTCTTATCTGGCCTATTAGGATCCGACAACGTAAGTGTCCAAATCAGTTGTTGGTCATGTTCCGCTGCTCAGACATTGCTGAAGCATGCCAGATCTAA